A single genomic interval of Cucumis sativus cultivar 9930 chromosome 5, Cucumber_9930_V3, whole genome shotgun sequence harbors:
- the LOC105435522 gene encoding uncharacterized protein LOC105435522 — protein sequence MADLETASAGKFRYRRLRYSEEFEEAFGRSREGGGEGIRKRWRRRRWWFRMRMRKGSSSLSIGRRLKKLRIPSLRKLLRRKWRLVNAMRGSIAKVVKRFRDGEAYLGDLFAGNYLFLQVNPSSMKCLKNHHHHQQQHGFDVRNFPQTYSLPSFI from the coding sequence ATGGCGGACCTCGAAACCGCATCGGCTGGGAAATTCCGGTACCGGAGACTGAGGTACAGCGAGGAGTTTGAGGAGGCGTTTGGTCGATCTagagaaggaggaggagaagggaTTAGGAAGAGATGGAGGCGGCGGCGGTGGTGGTTCagaatgagaatgagaaagggttcttcttctttgtcgATTGGGAGGAGGTTGAAGAAACTGAGAATCCCAAGCTTGAGGAAGCTGTTGAGGAGGAAATGGCGACTGGTGAATGCGATGAGAGGATCGATTGCGAAGGTAGTGAAGAGATTTAGAGATGGAGAAGCGTATTTGGGAGATCTTTTTGCTGGAAATTACTTGTTTCTTCAGGTTAATCCAAGCTCTATGAAATGCTTGAagaatcatcatcatcatcaacaacAACATGGATTTGATGTTCGGAATTTCCCTCAAACTTATTCACTTCCAAGCTTTATCTAA
- the LOC101214804 gene encoding metalloendoproteinase 1, with protein sequence MAFKSLQLLFLVLVTIASHVSSKHNPILSPQRLYGCRKGDNVEGIHSIKKYLQRYGYLSHNTSIDSHIIELNSNKFDDSLESAIKLYQKWSHLNVSGILDQETLDQMFKPRCGVRDVFKFNSNKNLEDDLEMSSHYTLFPGNLKWPDYKRHLTYVFTNNFPIDFMPSVTEAMARWAAQSLFTFSEASDAQSADINISFQIKDHADGLPFDGPGGVVGHAFAPTDGRLHLDGDDTWSAGMEVQKVNVMNAALHELGHILGLAHSTLPQAVMWPYIDSNALKNLNDDDIAGLHALYP encoded by the coding sequence ATGGCGTTCAAGTCTCTCCAACTTCTCTTCCTTGTTCTTGTCACCATTGCATCTCACGTAAGCTCCAAACACAACCCAATTCTATCTCCTCAACGTCTCTATGGATGTCGTAAAGGCGACAACGTAGAAGGAATCCATAGCATTAAAAAATACCTTCAACGTTATGGTTACTTATCACACAACACAAGTATTGATTCCCATATTATTGAACTCAATAGCAACAAGTTCGACGACTCCTTAGAATCTGCCATTAAATTATACCAAAAATGGTCTCACCTCAACGTAAGTGGGATTCTAGACCAAGAAACATTAGATCAAATGTTCAAACCACGATGTGGAGTACGAGATGTCTTCAAATTTAACTCAAATAAGAATCTTGAGGATGATCTTGAAATGTCATCCCATTATACTTTATTCCCCGGCAACCTAAAATGGCCAGATTACAAACGCCATCTAACCTACGTATTTACCAACAATTTTCCAATTGACTTTATGCCATCAGTGACTGAGGCTATGGCTCGATGGGCAGCCCAATCACTATTCACATTCTCAGAAGCTTCGGATGCCCAAAGTGCTGACATTAATATCAGCTTTCAGATAAAGGATCATGCAGATGGATTGCCTTTTGATGGACCTGGAGGAGTTGTGGGTCATGCTTTTGCACCAACTGATGGGAGATTGCACTTAGATGGCGACGATACTTGGTCGGCAGGAATGGAAGTTCAGAAGGTTAATGTGATGAATGCGGCACTTCATGAGCTTGGACATATTCTTGGTCTTGCCCATAGCACCCTTCCACAAGCTGTCATGTGGCCCTATATTGATTCCAATGCTTTAAAGAACTTGAATGATGATGATATTGCCGGACTTCATGCTTTGTACCCTTGA